In Hemicordylus capensis ecotype Gifberg chromosome 4, rHemCap1.1.pri, whole genome shotgun sequence, the genomic window TTGGCATCAGCATAAAGTTGTCATCACTAGTTTGCCTTTGGCAGCCTCTCCTTTTTACTTTCTCTTTAAACCCTTTTTCAATCACTTGTTTGTACTTTTAAAACTACACTTGTCACCAGATTAAATGGATAAATCATATGAATGTTAATTGATTAATAAATTCAATCTGCATGAATGTGCATACTAATAAAGCAATAATTTGGGTGAGGGGGGAAGCATTATTTGTCATGAAGAAAGAAGCATTATTAGGTGATTCACACATGTGTTGCTGTAAGCAGCACCTTCAAAGATATGTTCCctcctgtgggggtggggaaggaaggtaCTGGACCTGCTGCCATGTTGTTATGCCTTGCCTGCTCCACACAACTCTGTACATCGCAGCTCCCTGTGGCAATTATCCTCATTGCATGCAGGCCCTTGGGATTCTACTCACTGGCCAGCTCACTGGAACAGGAAGTATAAAATATAAAGAGATTGCCAGGCTAAGGcagccttgcctcagtatcaatgTTCATCACCTCTTTACTTCTGACTACTTGGTATGTGATCCTTGGCCTGCTGCAACTCTTGTCTCttgaccaggggcgtatctagggtaggtcaGGCAGGGCatatgccccgggtgccacttgaaggggggggcaccatttttaaaataaaaaaataaaataaatggccactgaaaacaaaatggccatcatgcatgcttaaatggtctatgtgaggccctaggccatgccaggccttgcagaggccatttgagcatgagcggtggccattttgttttcagtggccattaaaaaaaaattaatggccaccgtacatgctcaaatggtccctgtgaggccctagaggccagtgggggaggggggacctttgcagacccccccccccgcgcctttaggaagccccctgaaggggctacaggtaaaaaaattttttaaatttaatataatataagtcactgtacacatattcagactggcactatgtacagagaatcggggcttgtgaataatgagctgaagcttatgagctaggattgtattcatttgctcttactttgcttcttctgataagtgatttaaatgtgatgtcttaataatatggctattaatggtgagtaaGAAATGGTGATAAAtggtgaaatccttaatattaaggcccactgggagtttcttgctctctttctctcattttaactgtctttctgaaatactagaatattttccaagcagtgacacagtttactctgcatatcctttaattattttcagagtatctgggaaaagtcatattctccatttatttttaaaacttatgtaatagtgatgctacaatgcatagcagagaattagacaggcacttctgtttagttttccaagtacacctccacatagtatttgggtatttcatgagccccagcatattgaaatttgcagttttccagcattttttggtctggctacatccacagcaaaatagttttttaaatattaaaagattaacgattttgacttgtatttttcagctgatattatggtaaagttatctgaaatatgggtgtcagatgtttggagaggagagctggtcttgtggtagcaagcgtgacttgtccccttagctaagcagggtccaccctggttgcatatgaatgggagacttgatgtgtgagcactgcaagatattcccctcaggggaaggagcccctctgggaagagcagaaggcttcaagttcaagatagggctgagagagattcctgcctgcagccttggagaagccgctgccagtctgtgaagacaatactgagctagatagaccaaggctctgactcagtatatggcagcttcctatgttcctatggacagggggcgcaatttcagtgcttgccctaggcactattttccctagatacacctctgctcttGACTGATTCCTCTATTCCTGATCTGGCACTGACCTTTGTCTCCTGCCTTTGGCTCCTGCCTTGACCCCTCTGATTGGACTGTCACTCTGGATTGACCCTGCCTGCCTACTGCTGGACCTTATTTCCTGCTTTTGCCCCTGGTTTTGCCTTCTGGCTGGACCTTCTTTCATGTGCCTGACTCTGGATTACTGTCTTGCCCTGCAGCCCCAGTTCATTGGCCTCTCCAGTTCTCTGCTCCTGGCACTCCCAGTCCTGGACTTGCATTCTCAGTTATCACAGCCCATGACCTGGCCACCCTGACACATGGCCCAGCCCTTGAGCAACATCCAGGACTCAGATCCCAAGAGATAAGAGCTAGGCAAATCCCCTGCAAAAACACAAACGAATGAGGCACAGACCCTAGGCCCCATTGGCAAGGATTAACCAGACAATAAGGAGCCCTGAGAACGCAAGCCTGAAATCCCAGAGATGGTCCCCCATGAGCTGCTGAGGGGTCAGGCATGGACTTACCAGAAGCCTCTCACTCTTCAGTGCCTGCTCACCAACACAGAGAAGGCATCAAGTGAGAAGTGGCTGAGACATGGCAGAGTGTTTGTCTTCAGACTCATAGGCTGCCCCTTAAGGATCCACACTCTGCAACAGAGGCGTGGAGCCTGAGGGAGGAAGTTGGAGCCAAGAGACATTTCAAAGGTTCGGTCAGAGTTGGAACTGTTGTTGGTTCAGTTTGCTCCCTCTGAGTTCTCTGAGATATTGCAGCCTTGCCTTGTGGGTCCCCGTAGGAAATCAGGACAAGAGACCTGTCACTCAcctcatctcaaaaaggataaCATGGACAGAGCAGGAAaaaaagagggtgggggaaagaagggcagcTGGAAGGATCAGGGGGTGGGAGCACCTTCCCCACAaggaaaggctaaagcatttGGGGATGGTTTGTTTGGGAAAAAAGGTGACTCATGGGGAACATGACACAGGTTCATagaattatgcatagtgtggagaaagtagactgACAGGGTTCTTTCCCTCCTCTCATAATTAGAATGAAAttcttcacacaacatataattaattaatggatttcattgccacaagatgtggtaatggcaagatgtctttaaaagggagattagacaaatgcatggaggatgaTCTAGCAATGGCAATATCATGATACCTATTTGGAATTTccagaggcagtgggcccctgAATACCACCAAATGGGGAACAATAGTATGGCAGGGGGTGCAATTGCCTTTACAACCAGATTGAAGCATCTGGTCGggcactgtggaaaacaggatggtGGAATGGAAAGGCTTTTGGTCTTTGAATCTATAgattgaaaagtgggatataaatattttaataaaataatacatggtAGGTTAATAGCTATAATAAATATAGCAAGCATGCTGGGAATTTGGGGAGTCTCATTCTTTTGATTTCCGAACAAAGCAAATTTACTTGGAAATCATGAATGACTAAGAAGTGAGTAAGAATTTGGAGTGAATCATGTGTATTTAGAGTGAAAAAGCCTTTAGAAGGCAACTCATGCTGTTATTTTGTGACCTTCACACTCCTAACTGGGATCACATCTTTCCTCCTGCTTATGAAAGTGCCATGCAGAGAGGAAAATCTGCCTGCAGAATCTCCCTATCATATAATTACCACTTTTGAAGAATGAAGCCTCCGGCGCTGCTTGTACATATTGACGAGCCTGTTCCAGGGAGAGAGTTCTGCTTTTGGAGGTTCAGCTCCGACATCCTCTGCTGAAAAGAAAAGCCATATCACTGTGCCATGAAGTCTCCATGGTTTTTTAAATCCACTGTCTCCTTGAGTCATTGAAAGGAATGCAATCTGATATATTGTACCCGTTTAGGATGCATTTGATCTAAAATGAAGGGTCTCCACAGCAGTCAACAAGATAAACCATCTTCACCAACAGATAAATTAACCATCATATGATATAAAGTAGACTGGAATGACAGAAACATGGTGAAGCAGGAGAAACATGTGAACAGGCTTCTGGAGAGGTAGAAGGGCCATATCTTAGTGGAACTCCTATGGACCATGGACCCTGTTTCTTTGGAAATAAGCTCAATAGGTGGCTGCTTGGGGCAACTGAATTTGAGAGGTGCCAAATAAAGGAACACAATTCCCCACTTCACCCAGACCCTTGGAGAGCAGAGTTGAAGGGGAGATGTGTCTCCACAAACTTTTCTCAATTTCAGCCCCTTCCCTCACTCCATATAAATGAATGGGAAATTTTGCCCCGAGGGCTGCACTTGAGGGAAAGAAACTTCCAGGTAGCAAagttgctctcctgctccagACATGTGGAACAAGGGTCTAAGATAGATGTATCCTGCCTTCTAACAATTTACTCGTTTGCAGCCCATTCACTTacagagcagaaagaaggggctTCAGTTGGGAAAACTGTGAAGGAGGGAACATGATTCCTCCCAGCATGCACATGTCAGGGGAGCAAAATTAATGTTTCCCTAACCTTAAGATAGCTTGTGCCAATCATAAATAACACAATTGGGTTTCAGTGGCATTTAAGAAccagtaagtgtgcttaggactgAAGCCTTTTAACCGTCTTGATGGGCCACTGACATCACCCAGAGTACTCTTGATTATCATGCTTGCCTCCTGTTTACTGACCAGCCATCCAATGGGATGTAAACAACCATATGACAGCAGCTATTTGGGCAGAGCTATTATTATgtaaggtaatgtgtgccgtcaaatctatttcgactcctggtgcccacagagcccagtggttttctttggtagaatacaggaggggtttaccattgcctcctcccatgcaataggagatgatgcctttcagcatcttcttatattgctgctgcctgatataggtgtttcccatagtctgaggaacataccagcagggattcaaaccggcaaccttccgcttgttagtcaagcatttccccgctgtgccactaaaCACAACAGCAGAGATCCTCTTCCTCACCTTTTAGTAGATGCTCTCTTTCATCTTCAGCACTACAGTCCTCAATACCTCCTGTGGCCATAGAGACTTCTTCATTATCCACACATAGGACCGAGGCGATTTCATCTCTACACCCAAAACATCATTTTTCAGGGAGGGCATTTCATACAAGAAAAAGACTCCCCACATTTTTCACTTCATTAAACATTGGAGATGGAAATGCCATTGCTTCTTCCCACCCCAGCATATATAGGCATATACCACTTATTACTGTCAGTAATAACAAATATTATATTACCACTGCCAGGTATATTTACTGGATTGAATAAAAAcaattccctaaggggaatatcttctagtgctccaGCATGTagtctctcccattcaaatgcaaaccagggtggacctggcttaggaaaggggacaattcatgattgataccacaagaccagctctcctcccacatctctctgggattgttttcaatagctACCTGACTGTTTTCAATAGCTACTCTTCTACCTGAAGAGACTCCAGGCTAGTcatagagagttggcaaccctaattccaGGAATCAAGCCTGTCTGGAAATTAATTATGCCCTCTGATTGGCAGTATGAACAAAATCATTAATCTTCTGACTAAACAGTACTGTGGCCCTGATAGGCAGTCTCCACGCACAATAATATGTGGAGCTCTCAGTATCACATCCTAGGGCAAACTGTTCACATGAAAGTTTGCATTAAGTGTTGTTTGTGGTAGTTCTATGGATGGAACACTTCTGCATACTCTTGAATGATTAACTCCACACAGTGATAAATTCCTATAATAACCAGAGGAATCACAGAAAGGCTTATGTAACTCTTAGACTTGTCAAGTTTCTTTTTCAAAAACTGTAGCATCTCTTTTTTTTTCTATGGGAAAGGACATAAGAATAAATAATGCCTGAAGATGTGCAAAGTGCCTTTGGTTTGTAAAAGGAATGTTCCCTCTTCTGTACAGTGCCTCCTGTGCCTCACCTTCAGCCTGTTTGCCTGGAGTTATAGCGACCTGGGCCAAGAGCAGGCAAATTGTTCAGCTGAAGGGAGGGTATTTGGCTCTTCTCTGGGATGGCTGGCTCAGCTGCAAGGCAAAAGCTTGGAAACTCACACATACCTGTGCTGCCTTACCAAAATGCAATCTGCAAAAGGTGTAGATTTCCATCCAGCAgtgcagtgtgtgcatgcatatatttatatttatatttacatttatatttatatttatatttggtCTGGCTTTCCATCCTCCAGTTCTGGCAGCCAGCCAAACTAAGAACAAGCGGGCTAAGCCTGTGAAATTCTGGCTTGCTGCCAACTCCAGTTTTCCTCTTTCCACAAGGATCTCCGAAAGTAACACAGTGACCTGCACTTAGCATGGGTAAAGTCCCACCCACCTTAGCTCAGGGCATGATAACCTTACAGAATGATAACACAAAATAATTGTCTGGCCAATCTTACCCAGTAATTGTTAGAATATTCATATGAACAATTCTGCTCTTAATTAACCCCCAGGTCACATAGCTAAACACTAATTAGCACAAGTGGGGTGTTCATTTTGTGAAGAGACCTCATCAAATTTGACCATTGATCTTCCGAGGTCTCCTGTAAGTGAGGCAAAATGAGGCTAGGTTGGACCCATTTTACTGATAATATAGATCAAGGTCAATAAGTGTTATGCCCAAAACAACATGGGAAGGTTGCGATAATTGCAGGGCTCATCGCACATTCTCCACATGAAAGGCTAGTACACTACTGGTGGCTGCTGATCCTATTAGAAATCCTACTAGGAATTTATCTTCAGTATGTCTAGAAGTTGGCCACAACATTGCTGACACAACACTCACTTTCCCACCGTTCCTCTGTCACCAGAtgattctcttttcttctctcctgatACCAGAGCTTTTTCACATTGATCCTGGGCCAAGTTGCTTGTCATAGAGTCAGCAAAGCCTTCAGAGTCTCCCATCTCCAAACCTGTTGGGTTGCATAAAGATAGCTTCTTCTCATCTGTAGGGATGGTGTCTCCAAGACTGATATGTTTCATCTCGGATAACTCTTTAGCACAGCTATCCATCACCCCCTCATGGATCTCATTGGgagaagtattgttttctggcccTTTGCCTGGCAGAGTTGCTTCAGTATCAAGGAGTTCACTTTTGTCATCTTTGCTCTCCTTTGCATTTGCCTTGGGTCCTTCTCCCTCCTGTGTGACATGCCTGCTCCCAAAGAGGTTTCTGAAGAACTGGAGCACCCAGGGCCTGCTAGAAACAGAGGAGGCTGTTAGAGTATCCATAAGCTTCAGGTTTTGTGGGCTATCTTGTGGGGTTGCGCAGACAGCTGGGGCCGATGCTCTTCTCAACAGATTGGAATCAGGGCTTCCAACTGAAACCCCAACTGCTTAGAACCTTCGGAGAATTCTGGAGTTTTCAGGGGGGTGGGGCCACCCATTAGCTTCACCGTTCAGGGTTCAACTTTTCCTTTCCAGTGTCAGCAACAGAAAACGAATTGACAAGTGAAAAAATAGTCAGGAATGGAAGAAAAAGACGTGTGGGAGCAATTTGGAAGTCTGTAGCTCCCAAATTACCACAAATGCAATGTGTTTTAGGCCTGAGTCAGTCAGGTGCAATGTGGTGGCCACTTCCCCATGACTGGATTCAGCGATGGCACCagaaaagaaagtgtgtgtgtctgtctatctgtctgtctgtgtctgtgtgaagcaaagtgcatttctgagaGGCGCGttttgtcccacatgttagatttctgaaggaGCAATAACTGCGTAtttaacattaacattaacagTCCTATCCTAAACATTAATAGAAGTGAGCTCATGAGGaactgccctctctctctctgttgattGATGGTGATGAAAAAAACACagggaggtgggtctcacgatttgtgagacccgctttttcagaaactgcggggagagcgggctaagcctgctctccccgcagacgagcgggcagggagccctgggtggctggattggccgcccacatggttgctggctccgtgacggagccggtggggcatgggggagcaggggccgcatggccccctcaagccccagtatgcccccggagccgggaggcagcttttcacctcctggctgggggtctactcgtgagtaggcgcggcACGAAGGTGcggcacagctactcacgattgtaaaaagcaggtttgtggagcactcactctgcaaacctgctttttaccaggggttccagagcgggttagccgctccagaaccaccgggctcggctgcgagcctggtggttctgacgatcagcaaaaatcaggctagtggagactagcccgatttttgctgaccgtcagaatagcccctctgaGTATGTGAAAAGAGCCTCTTCTCCAAGTAACCCCAGCAGTGAAGGTTTGGCACTGCACACACTGAGGCGgctctcacgatctgtgagacctgctttttcagaaactgcagggagagtgggctaagcccgctctccccacagacgagcaggcagggagcccttgccagctccgtgatggagccggcagggggtgggggagccggggccacgcggcccccgcaagccccgcaagcacgcagggcatactagagagacccctggagccgggaggtggcttttcgcttcctggctgggggtctactcatgagtaggcacggcgcgaaggcgtgccgcggctactcacgactGTAAaaagctgtgagcccggtggttctgacgatcagcaaaaatcaggctagcggagttctgacgatcagcaaaaatcgggctagcagaggctagcccgatttttgttgattgtctgAATAGCCCCTCTAATTATTGCGTCAGAGTACTTGCCCCTTTTCCCTCCTCTGGTGCTGAATTTCACTCTACTCCAGTAACTCTAGAATGCCATATCATGAAATCCAGTGTGAAAGGTGGATCATATTAAAATTTCTCAAGTTAGAACTATAACCGTGGCACTGATGTGCTAGCTTCCCATGTTAAatacgagcgtgcaaaaccaggctacaggagcccagcccagttttgcatgctcctGAGAACCACggggcttgagggcaagcccagtggctccatggCTGCAAGCCTGCTTatgtagccaccctcttaaacgaggttaagggcaggggcgtaactactattaggcaaggggaggcagctgcctgggggcccccacgcctcgaagggccccccagagaggcaagtcacatgactatatattgtgaagtgtgtgtgtgtgtatcagcgaggggcccgttttaaaattttgtctctgggcccactccagccttgttacgcccctggttaagGGAGTGAGGGCTCCCTgatcctcattttttaaaaaaatgttcacatagtgcattattggggctccggggggaGGGGTGCAGGGTGCCACACAGTGGCACTTCCTTGAGCCTGACCCCCAGAGTGGCAGAGCGAGGTGCGGGTGGCCCgcaggagagccaccacttgtctgggcaggcgatccacccacccagggaactGCTTGTGATCGTCTTCGGGGAAGGTAAGTAAAACCCTCCATCCCCACAGATAGCCCACTAGCTCTTCACACGGATCGTGTGAAgaatcgtgtgaagagcttcattgtgtttTTGATGATCCACAATGTGTCAGGTGGGCAGAGTGGAGGGGCGGAGGGAttcctgggtgggggggggcaagtttTAAATCTCTTAAACCcaggtggccctttcatgaagcaaggtgaagcATTTGCCTCAGATGgtggattattggggtgccagcagagtagcaagatgccccccactgctgccactgggtGGTTCTTTGGGACCCAGCTGatctttgcaaggagcacctcccccttacactccttgcaaagctgatGAGTGTGaggtgaggaaggaagagaagaggatgctactggcaaccttccctcttcctcGCTCCATGCCACCCTCAGAGTTTGAAAGTTCTGAAAAGGGGCTGGCTTTCTCCAGGGacatgggacaaggcagcatttgcATTTAGTGCCTCgtctcaggcactgcaatacttTGGACTGCCCCTGCTTAGACCCTTCCCCTTGAGCTGAAGCCTGCTGAGCCTCTAGTTGGAACCCTGGGTCGCAGGATCCAGACCCATGAGTTTTAGACGTGCCTTGCGGGGGACACTTGTGTACTGCCTTAGCTACTTTCAGCAACCAGAGTCCTTGGGGAAACTCTCAGTGTCAGGCTTCCACAAGATTAATCTTGTGGTTTGACTGCCTCCCCGAGTGGAAAACCCAGAGAGAATCCTTTGAGGCTGAGAATCCTTTGAGGCCAAGAACCAAGGCTGGTTTGCCACAAATTAAACACTCATAGGCCTGTCCAGGAATCTCAGggcttcctcccaccccaacccaatGGCCTTGAGTCAGCCTCCTCCAGAAGTTGCCGAGTCTTTTGTTTCATTGACTCACAGGTAAGTGTTAAAAAGTAAAAACTTGCAATATCTAGAACTGCTATAGCAAATGACTATTAAGCAGAACTGAACAATCAAATATTGGCTGCTACTGCAAGCCACTTTAAAAATGGATGCTCTGAAATGACTGCATGACAGTGGTATGACTGCATGATACTGATGACTGTGTGACAGTGATAGATGCTGTCAAATACTGGTTCACCTTCATGCCTGTTAATGTAGAATAAAATGCTGAAATCAAATATCAAAAGATGTCAAATACTGACATCTAATATGTCATAATACTATGGATTGCTTCTAattgagggctttttaaaagggaaatttgGAGCTTCACAGTGCTATTTGAGTATATGTAATTTCCACATGCCACAACACACCTGTGCATTCTGGTTATTGAACTCTGCTGATGTTCAGAGACCGTTCCCTTCACCCCTTCTCATAAGGTCTGGTTTGCATGAGCATCCTTAAGCATGACTTACTACAATTtatgtttaccattgccatctcccgtgcaatatgagatgatgcctttcagcatcttcctatatcgctgctgcccaatataggtatttcccatagtctgggaaacatagtctgggaaacatatcagcggagatttgaaccagcaatacTACAATTTAGCTTCAGAGATTTCCTCATGGTAATGAGTTTGCTTGCAGTATCAGGGCCTGGTGTTTTAAAAGAGCCTGGGCAACTCACAATGAACTGGTTTACATAAACATGTTCTTCTACATGTGCTTATGTTTTTGGCTATACCAAAAACGCATCTGCCCTAATGTCATTAAAGGATGTGCCGGTGAACAGGTTCCCAGCACAGCCACAGCCCTCAACATGATTGTATGTGAAGGGCCTTGTTTGTGTGAACCGGCCCTTTACTTTTCACATTATTATCTGTCggtttttacatcatctaacataatacacATAATACAGCTTTTGCATATcttgaattttttaattttaattttttaatcctTTGGAACTGCACGTTTGTGTCGGATATACATTTAGAAAAGCCTTGTGGTAATTGACTAACTTTCCACACCTCCAGTATTTAGATTAGCGTAAGGCTATATCAGGAAAATGTAGAATGTACAAACCTCACATTGTGAATATTTGACATCAAAATTCTTCGAAGAGAATGGTGGGGGAAATTTGGGTAGCTGGGAGATAAATTAGGCTGATGCTAAACCACTTGCCAATAGGGAATGCATGCTGgccaatagggaataataggaGATCACTGCTGGCCAATAGGGAATAACAGGAGATCACTGCTTGCCAACAGAGAACCATAGGAGATCACTGTTTGCCAATAGGGAACCATGGGAGATCACTGCTTGCCAATAGGGAACCATAGGAGATCACTGCTTGCCAATAGGGAACCATAGGAGATCACTGCTTGCCAATAGGAAACAACAGAAAAGCACTGCTTGCCAATAGGGAATAATAGAAGGTCGCTGCTTgccaatagggaataataggaGATCACTACTTGCTAATAGGGAATAGCAGGGTATCACCACTTCCCAATAGGGAACCACAGGAGATCACTGCTTGCCAATAGGGAATAACAGGAGATCACTGCTTGCCAACAGAGAACCATAGGAGATCACTGTTTGCCAATAGGGAACCATGGGAGATCACTGCTTGCCAATAGGGAACCATAGGAGATCACTGCTTGCCAATAGGGAACCATAGGAGATCACTGCTTGCCAATAGGAAACAACAGAAAAGCACTGCTTGCCAATAGGGAATAATAGAAGGTCGCTGCTTgccaatagggaataataggaGATCACTACTTGCTAATGGGGAATAGCAGGGTATCACCACTTCCCAATAGGGAACCACAGGAGATCACTGCTTGCCAATAGGGAATAACAGGAGATCACTGTTTGCCAATAGGGAACCATGGGAGATCACTGCTTGCCAATAGGGAACCATGGGAGATCACTGCTTGCCAATAGGGAACCATAGGAGATCACTGCTTGCCAATAGGAAACAACAGAAAAGCACTGCTTGCCAATAGGGAATAATAGAAGGTCGCTGCTTgccaatagggaataataggaGATCACTACTTGCTAATGGGGAATAGCAGGGTATCACCACTTCCCAATAGGGAACCACAGGAGATCACTGCTTGCCAATAGGGAATAACAGGAGATCACTACTTGCCAATTGGCAAGCAGTGATTTCCTATTATTTGCTATTGGCAAGCAGTGATCTTCCactgctccccttccctcctaaactgcaagacagtggggtactcGGTTTAT contains:
- the LOC128321925 gene encoding uncharacterized protein LOC128321925 isoform X1, encoding MDTLTASSVSSRPWVLQFFRNLFGSRHVTQEGEGPKANAKESKDDKSELLDTEATLPGKGPENNTSPNEIHEGVMDSCAKELSEMKHISLGDTIPTDEKKLSLCNPTGLEMGDSEGFADSMTSNLAQDQCEKALVSGEKKRESSGDRGTVGKDEIASVLCVDNEEVSMATGGIEDCSAEDEREHLLKAEDVGAEPPKAELSPWNRLVNMYKQRRRLHSSKVPHLQDIPAQPETEDEATLDLMIYGFATPKFHVDLSDSPGTTCVCGLPENEAMELVDHCEAAQGDSRPNDDRNLEHPKNLL
- the LOC128321925 gene encoding uncharacterized protein LOC128321925 isoform X2, with amino-acid sequence MDTLTASSVSSRPWVLQFFRNLFGSRHVTQEGEGPKANAKESKDDKSELLDTEATLPGKGPENNTSPNEIHEGVMDSCAKELSEMKHISLGDTIPTDEKKLSLCNPTGLEMGDSEGFADSMTSNLAQDQCEKALVSGEKKRESSGDRGTVGKDEIASVLCVDNEEVSMATGGIEDCSAEDEREHLLKEDVGAEPPKAELSPWNRLVNMYKQRRRLHSSKVPHLQDIPAQPETEDEATLDLMIYGFATPKFHVDLSDSPGTTCVCGLPENEAMELVDHCEAAQGDSRPNDDRNLEHPKNLL
- the LOC128321925 gene encoding uncharacterized protein LOC128321925 isoform X3, which gives rise to MDTLTASSVSSRPWVLQFFRNLFGSRHVTQEGEGPKANAKESKDDKSELLDTEATLPGKGPENNTSPNEIHEGVMDSCAKELSEMKHISLGDTIPTDEKKLSLCNPTGLEMGDSEGFADSMTSNLAQDQCEKALVSGEKKRESSGDRGTVGKDEIASVLCVDNEEVSMATGGIEDCSAEDEREHLLKAEDVGAEPPKAELSPWNRLVNMYKQRRRLHSSKVPHLQDIPAQPETEDEATLDLMIYGFATPKFHVDLSDSPGTTCVCGLPENEAMELVDHCEAAQGDSRPNDDRNLEHPK